A stretch of Roseibium porphyridii DNA encodes these proteins:
- a CDS encoding hybrid sensor histidine kinase/response regulator has translation MDDLLREFITETNESLDVVDVELVKFEQEPNNATILDNIFRLVHTIKGTCGFLGLPRLEGIAHAAETLMGKFRDGAPVTQEAVSLILTSIDQIKDILGELEAAGGEEPEGDDSELIGHLEVMSAKADAAMAGGGDEAPAEEAANDEASDAEAAADAEANDSEDESDAEADQTLERPLRPGEVSLDELERAFRETEIEVEVAEAPAPEAEEVVEEVEEPAPAPAAVKAEPKAPAAKKKTEEKSEKKAAGGGVSNQSIRVAVDTLEHLMTMVSELVLTRNQLLEIVRRHEDSEFKVPLQRLSNVTAELQEGVMATRMQPIGNAWQKLPRIVRDLSQELEKPIDLEMIGADTELDRQVLEMIKDPLTHMVRNSADHGLELPEERRAAGKPEKGVITLAAYHEGGHIIIEVRDDGKGIDVDRVKEKILERGLATESEIEKMTDSQIHKFIFHAGFSTAASVTSVSGRGVGMDVVRNNIELIGGTVDLRSATGKGSSFIIKIPLTLAIVSTLIVEASGDRFAIPQLSVVELVRVQTNSEHRIERIKDTPVLRLRNKLLPLVHLSQLLGIYEGEDVDKAIDADNGFIVVMQVGSQTFGVVVDGVFHTEEIVVKPMSTMLRNLDMFSGNTILGDGSVIMIIDPNGIASAMASHASSAVAETEEDEQEDLARKAISGQSSISLLLFRAGAPEPKAVPLSLVTRLEEFEVSKIERSNGRDLVQYRGALMPLVYVNDGDCHKTEGTQPMLVFSDAGRSMGLVVDEIVDIVEDRMNIEVGSERPGILGSAVVKERATEIIDLGYYLPQAFEDWFMRKEMDIEALTKKVLFVDDSSFFRNMLTPVLKAAGYDVTTCNGPQHAFELLENGDKFHAIVSDIEMPEINGFEFCESLRRDPRFRDIPMLALSSLVTPASIERGRQAGFDDYVAKFDRPGLIAALKDVFSGEMGVAA, from the coding sequence ATGGACGACCTCCTCAGGGAATTCATTACTGAGACGAACGAGAGTCTCGATGTTGTTGACGTAGAACTTGTCAAATTCGAACAAGAACCAAACAACGCGACTATCTTAGATAACATTTTCCGTCTGGTGCACACTATTAAGGGCACTTGCGGCTTCCTTGGCCTTCCCCGGCTGGAAGGAATTGCACACGCTGCGGAAACCCTTATGGGCAAGTTCCGTGACGGAGCACCGGTTACACAAGAAGCCGTGTCCCTTATTCTGACGTCGATCGACCAGATCAAGGACATTCTTGGCGAGCTGGAAGCTGCTGGCGGCGAAGAGCCGGAAGGTGACGACAGCGAGTTGATCGGACATCTTGAAGTGATGTCCGCTAAGGCTGATGCTGCGATGGCAGGCGGCGGAGATGAAGCTCCGGCCGAAGAAGCCGCAAATGACGAGGCTTCCGACGCGGAAGCTGCCGCAGACGCCGAAGCAAATGACTCTGAAGACGAGAGTGACGCAGAAGCGGACCAGACCCTTGAGCGTCCATTGCGCCCGGGCGAAGTATCGCTTGATGAGCTGGAACGCGCCTTCCGCGAGACCGAAATCGAAGTAGAAGTTGCCGAAGCTCCGGCTCCGGAAGCTGAAGAGGTCGTGGAAGAGGTCGAAGAGCCCGCTCCGGCACCGGCTGCCGTAAAGGCGGAGCCGAAAGCACCGGCGGCAAAGAAGAAGACTGAAGAAAAGAGCGAGAAGAAAGCTGCTGGCGGAGGTGTCTCCAACCAGAGCATTCGCGTCGCTGTCGACACGCTTGAGCATCTGATGACAATGGTCTCTGAGCTCGTGCTGACTCGGAACCAGCTTCTTGAAATCGTTCGTCGTCACGAAGACAGCGAGTTCAAGGTACCGCTGCAGCGCTTGTCAAATGTGACGGCCGAGCTGCAGGAAGGTGTCATGGCGACACGCATGCAGCCGATCGGCAATGCCTGGCAGAAGCTACCGCGTATCGTCCGCGACCTTAGCCAGGAACTGGAAAAGCCGATCGATCTGGAAATGATCGGCGCTGACACCGAGCTTGACCGACAAGTCCTTGAAATGATCAAGGATCCGCTTACCCACATGGTTCGAAACTCTGCCGATCACGGTCTGGAGTTGCCGGAAGAACGCCGGGCTGCGGGTAAACCGGAAAAGGGTGTCATCACCCTGGCTGCGTATCATGAAGGCGGCCACATCATCATCGAAGTCCGTGACGACGGTAAGGGCATCGATGTCGACCGGGTGAAGGAAAAGATCCTGGAGCGTGGCCTTGCCACTGAATCCGAAATCGAGAAGATGACGGATTCCCAGATCCACAAGTTCATCTTCCATGCAGGTTTCTCAACAGCTGCTTCGGTGACGAGTGTGTCTGGCCGCGGTGTTGGCATGGATGTTGTGCGCAACAACATCGAGCTGATTGGCGGTACGGTCGATCTGCGCTCTGCGACCGGCAAGGGCTCGAGCTTCATCATCAAGATCCCGCTGACACTGGCGATCGTATCGACGCTGATTGTCGAAGCCAGCGGTGACCGCTTTGCCATTCCGCAGCTTTCTGTTGTCGAACTGGTGCGCGTACAGACCAATTCGGAACATCGCATCGAGCGGATCAAGGATACGCCGGTACTGAGGCTGCGCAACAAGTTGCTGCCACTGGTTCATCTGTCTCAACTCCTCGGCATCTACGAGGGCGAGGACGTTGACAAGGCCATCGATGCGGACAACGGCTTCATCGTTGTGATGCAGGTGGGCAGTCAGACCTTCGGTGTTGTTGTCGACGGTGTCTTCCACACGGAAGAAATCGTGGTCAAGCCGATGTCGACCATGCTGCGCAACCTCGACATGTTCTCCGGCAACACCATTCTTGGTGATGGATCCGTGATCATGATCATCGACCCGAACGGCATCGCAAGCGCAATGGCAAGCCATGCTTCCAGCGCTGTGGCCGAAACCGAAGAAGACGAGCAGGAAGATCTGGCACGCAAGGCCATCAGCGGCCAAAGCTCGATCTCGCTGCTTCTGTTCCGCGCCGGTGCGCCGGAGCCAAAGGCAGTTCCGCTGTCGCTGGTCACGCGCCTGGAGGAGTTCGAGGTCTCAAAGATCGAGCGCTCCAATGGCCGCGACCTGGTGCAGTATCGCGGTGCGTTGATGCCGCTGGTCTACGTCAACGACGGGGATTGTCACAAGACAGAAGGCACCCAGCCGATGCTGGTGTTCTCCGACGCAGGCCGTTCCATGGGTCTCGTTGTCGACGAAATCGTCGATATTGTCGAAGATCGCATGAACATCGAGGTCGGTTCGGAGCGCCCGGGCATCCTCGGCTCCGCGGTCGTCAAGGAACGTGCCACCGAGATCATCGACCTCGGTTACTACCTGCCGCAGGCCTTCGAAGACTGGTTCATGCGCAAGGAGATGGATATCGAAGCGCTGACGAAGAAAGTTCTCTTCGTCGACGACAGTTCCTTCTTCCGCAACATGTTGACACCGGTGCTCAAGGCGGCGGGCTACGACGTCACGACCTGTAACGGTCCTCAGCATGCATTCGAGCTTCTGGAGAACGGTGACAAGTTCCACGCAATCGTCAGCGATATCGAAATGCCGGAAATCAATGGCTTCGAATTCTGCGAATCGTTGCGCCGTGATCCACGCTTCCGCGACATTCCGATGTTGGCCCTGTCCTCGCTTGTGACACCGGCATCGATTGAACGCGGTCGCCAGGCCGGCTTTGACGACTATGTCGCCAAGTTCGACCGTCCCGGCTTGATTGCCGCTCTGAAAGACGTCTTCTCCGGTGAAATGGGAGTAGCAGCATGA
- a CDS encoding TrmO family methyltransferase domain-containing protein, giving the protein MMMNTTLRVIGTVRPFAEGFRVTIDKDYAPGLKGLSDFSHAIVVWLAHETDTDGSQHALSFPSPYTASEEAVGVFATRSPQRPNPVCFSIVHLLSVDETKGVITTPFIDTLPDTPVIDIKPYFPASDLVKSASIPRHFGHWPSCYEDSASFDWDAEFR; this is encoded by the coding sequence ATGATGATGAACACCACATTGCGGGTGATCGGTACCGTGCGACCTTTTGCAGAAGGTTTCCGCGTTACCATCGACAAAGACTATGCGCCTGGCCTGAAAGGTCTTTCGGATTTCAGCCACGCGATTGTTGTTTGGCTTGCCCACGAGACGGACACCGACGGCTCACAGCATGCGTTGAGTTTCCCGTCTCCCTACACAGCGTCTGAAGAAGCCGTTGGAGTGTTTGCCACGCGGAGCCCCCAAAGACCCAATCCTGTCTGCTTCTCGATTGTCCACCTGTTGAGTGTTGACGAAACCAAGGGTGTGATCACGACCCCCTTCATAGATACGCTGCCAGATACACCGGTCATCGATATCAAACCCTATTTTCCGGCAAGTGATCTTGTGAAGTCTGCATCAATCCCGCGGCACTTTGGCCATTGGCCATCCTGCTATGAAGACTCGGCGAGCTTCGACTGGGACGCTGAGTTTCGATAA
- a CDS encoding chemotaxis protein CheW: protein MSVLEHKLNADQNAASDMIQYVTVVIGGQLFGLPISQVHDVFVPESVTRVPMSAPEVQGVLNLRGRIVTAINMRRRLHLPPLEDEQMMAVGIEYKQESYGLVIDTVGEVLTLPAASAESNPSNLDRRWAEISGGVHRLDGQLMVILDVDRLLGAMFTEPMVAA from the coding sequence ATGAGTGTGCTGGAACACAAACTCAACGCGGATCAGAACGCTGCAAGCGATATGATCCAGTACGTTACCGTGGTGATTGGAGGCCAGCTCTTTGGCCTCCCGATTTCCCAGGTGCATGATGTATTCGTGCCGGAAAGCGTTACCCGTGTGCCAATGTCCGCACCGGAAGTTCAGGGTGTCCTGAACCTGCGTGGTCGAATCGTTACGGCGATCAACATGCGCCGCCGGCTGCATCTTCCTCCGCTGGAGGATGAACAAATGATGGCCGTTGGTATCGAGTACAAACAGGAAAGCTACGGTCTCGTTATTGATACCGTCGGCGAAGTTTTGACACTGCCGGCAGCTTCTGCGGAATCCAATCCGTCGAACCTTGATCGCCGCTGGGCCGAGATTTCCGGTGGTGTCCATCGTCTAGATGGTCAGCTGATGGTCATTCTCGATGTGGATCGCTTGCTGGGTGCGATGTTCACAGAACCAATGGTCGCAGCATAA
- a CDS encoding YHS domain-containing (seleno)protein, translating into MCLSLVLIVLVCVFAGNSFARPKTFVPDPITGYAIGGHDPVSFFVDGQPRKGKREYELQWGGAEWIFVNQGNMAAFERDPEAYAPLFAGCGGYALSEGFATAGNPFIYAIVEGRLVFFHSVVNRFLFIVSGAQLMKDAKENSTRVGCVPVL; encoded by the coding sequence ATGTGTCTTTCCCTGGTTTTGATAGTACTTGTCTGCGTTTTTGCGGGGAATAGTTTTGCGCGTCCCAAGACTTTCGTTCCTGATCCGATAACCGGGTATGCCATTGGCGGACATGACCCGGTCAGTTTTTTTGTCGATGGGCAACCGCGCAAGGGAAAGCGCGAATATGAGCTGCAGTGGGGCGGTGCGGAGTGGATTTTCGTCAATCAGGGCAACATGGCCGCCTTTGAGCGGGACCCTGAAGCCTATGCGCCGCTTTTTGCCGGTTGCGGCGGATACGCTCTTTCTGAAGGTTTTGCGACAGCGGGCAATCCCTTTATCTATGCCATTGTCGAAGGCCGACTCGTTTTTTTCCATTCCGTTGTCAATCGCTTCCTATTTATTGTCAGCGGCGCGCAGTTGATGAAGGATGCGAAGGAAAATTCAACGCGCGTTGGTTGTGTTCCCGTGCTTTAA
- the chpT gene encoding histidine phosphotransferase ChpT has product MSALKELTSLDLAALVASRVCHDIISPVGAITNGLEVLDEEGSEDMRDFAMDLIRKSARQASAKLQFARLAFGAAGSAGAEIDLGDAQVVATGFMENEKSDLNWQLDRHLMPKNNVKLLLNLILIANQCVPRGGEIKVEMSGEPASPSFTLHASGLNPRIPLGMKETLGGEEPERIDAHSVQPIYTLLLARESGMVLTIDKQEELVKITASPAE; this is encoded by the coding sequence ATGTCCGCACTCAAAGAGCTAACCTCGCTTGATCTGGCCGCTCTGGTGGCGAGCCGTGTCTGCCACGACATCATCTCACCCGTCGGTGCCATTACCAACGGATTGGAAGTGTTGGACGAGGAAGGCTCTGAGGACATGCGCGATTTTGCGATGGACCTCATCCGAAAGAGCGCGCGCCAGGCATCTGCGAAACTGCAATTTGCCCGCCTGGCATTCGGAGCTGCTGGATCTGCTGGCGCTGAGATCGATCTCGGAGATGCCCAAGTCGTTGCCACAGGGTTTATGGAAAACGAAAAATCCGACTTAAATTGGCAACTCGACCGGCATCTGATGCCGAAGAATAATGTCAAATTGCTCCTTAACCTTATCCTGATCGCAAATCAGTGCGTGCCGCGTGGTGGAGAAATCAAAGTTGAAATGTCCGGCGAACCTGCTTCACCGTCATTCACGCTTCACGCCAGCGGTCTCAATCCGCGTATCCCCTTGGGAATGAAGGAAACTCTGGGCGGAGAAGAGCCGGAGCGCATCGATGCGCATTCGGTTCAGCCGATCTACACTCTACTTCTGGCTCGTGAATCCGGCATGGTATTAACGATAGATAAACAAGAAGAGTTGGTAAAAATTACGGCGTCTCCAGCAGAATAA
- a CDS encoding protein-glutamate methylesterase/protein-glutamine glutaminase, translating into MAFAQRSASAGTNPGSDPIKVMVVDDAVVIRGLLTRWLGEDKGLNVVSSHRNGKLAVEDIEKSNPDVVVLDIEMPEMDGMTALPLMLAKKRDLVVIMASTLTRRNAEISLKALSLGAADYVPKPESTSEVTTSIDFRRELIEKVKALGARAVRMRGPARTMRAETRAGRTSQPVKPLGSRPATDTRASFRQAAQPAAAAAGAPQFKTRPYSSARPRILAIGSSTGGPQALQEVMKEVGTAMNDVPVVITQHMPPTFTSILAEHMGKAALRPAKEGEHGELLKPGNIYVAPGGKHMVLEKDGGAVKIRLTDDDPVNFCKPAVDPLFDSVAKVYGSATLGIILTGMGHDGADGVKTIAAGGGSIITQDEATSVVWGMPGAAAQTGVCCDILPLKEIGPKISRVLKGNTR; encoded by the coding sequence ATGGCATTTGCGCAGAGAAGCGCTTCCGCGGGCACGAATCCGGGTAGCGATCCGATTAAGGTAATGGTTGTCGACGACGCCGTCGTCATACGTGGGTTGTTGACCCGCTGGCTAGGCGAAGACAAGGGGCTGAATGTTGTCAGCTCACACCGGAACGGCAAACTGGCCGTCGAAGATATAGAAAAAAGCAATCCCGACGTCGTTGTGCTCGACATCGAAATGCCCGAGATGGATGGCATGACCGCTTTGCCGCTGATGCTGGCAAAGAAACGCGATCTGGTCGTCATCATGGCCTCGACACTGACGCGCAGAAATGCCGAAATCAGTCTTAAGGCCCTGTCGCTTGGGGCCGCGGACTATGTGCCGAAGCCTGAATCCACTTCCGAAGTGACAACGTCCATCGATTTTCGTCGTGAACTGATCGAGAAGGTCAAAGCGCTCGGCGCACGCGCGGTGCGTATGCGTGGACCGGCACGGACCATGCGAGCTGAAACGCGGGCCGGTCGGACTTCGCAGCCTGTCAAACCTTTGGGTTCTCGTCCGGCAACGGACACGCGTGCAAGCTTCCGTCAAGCTGCTCAGCCTGCAGCTGCGGCTGCTGGTGCTCCACAGTTCAAGACCAGACCGTATTCTTCAGCACGGCCGAGGATCCTGGCAATCGGATCTTCCACCGGAGGCCCTCAGGCGCTTCAGGAAGTGATGAAGGAAGTCGGAACCGCAATGAACGACGTGCCGGTTGTCATAACCCAGCACATGCCGCCGACCTTCACTTCCATTCTGGCCGAGCATATGGGCAAAGCTGCACTTCGTCCTGCCAAGGAGGGAGAGCACGGGGAACTGCTCAAGCCAGGCAACATCTATGTTGCACCGGGCGGCAAGCATATGGTGCTGGAAAAGGACGGTGGCGCGGTCAAAATTCGACTGACTGACGACGATCCGGTTAACTTCTGCAAGCCGGCGGTTGATCCTCTCTTTGACAGCGTGGCCAAAGTCTACGGTTCGGCGACACTGGGTATCATCCTCACAGGCATGGGCCATGATGGTGCCGATGGTGTGAAGACGATCGCAGCTGGTGGCGGCAGTATCATCACCCAGGACGAAGCGACCAGTGTGGTCTGGGGAATGCCGGGTGCGGCAGCTCAGACGGGCGTGTGCTGTGACATTCTTCCCTTGAAGGAGATCGGTCCGAAGATCTCTCGCGTATTGAAGGGGAACACAAGATGA
- a CDS encoding CheR family methyltransferase: MTPSEFEFLKNFLKTRSGLVLSNDKQYLVESRLQPIARSTKLETLSAVIQQLQRGGNRALENEVVEAMTTNESFFFRDKTPFEHFKDTMLPSLLESRATRKQLKIWCAAASTGQEPYSLAICLKEDAAKMPGWRTRILGTDLSQEVLEKAKTGLYSQFEVQRGLPIQLLLKYFEQKGDVWQINPNMRAMIEWKKFNLLESFTHLGEFDIIFCRNVLIYFDQATKSEILGRMAKSLPDDGFLVLGAAETVVGLTDAFKPVSGKRGLFQKKQVAQSATGATSRPRLAVGGGFQR; the protein is encoded by the coding sequence ATGACGCCGAGCGAGTTTGAATTCCTCAAGAACTTCCTGAAGACCCGGTCCGGGCTGGTCCTGTCAAATGACAAGCAGTACCTGGTGGAAAGCCGTCTACAGCCAATTGCTCGCAGCACAAAGCTGGAGACCTTGAGTGCTGTTATTCAGCAGCTTCAACGGGGTGGCAATCGGGCGCTTGAAAACGAAGTCGTGGAAGCGATGACGACGAACGAGTCGTTCTTCTTCCGTGACAAGACGCCGTTCGAGCATTTCAAGGATACGATGCTGCCTTCGCTCCTGGAAAGCCGGGCGACGCGAAAGCAGCTCAAGATCTGGTGCGCGGCAGCGTCCACCGGGCAGGAGCCCTATTCCTTGGCGATCTGTCTCAAGGAAGATGCGGCCAAAATGCCAGGTTGGCGGACTCGTATTCTTGGTACGGACCTTTCGCAGGAAGTGCTTGAGAAGGCCAAGACCGGTCTCTACAGCCAATTCGAAGTCCAGCGTGGTTTGCCTATTCAGCTGCTGCTGAAATATTTCGAGCAGAAAGGCGACGTCTGGCAGATCAATCCGAACATGCGGGCCATGATCGAATGGAAGAAGTTCAACCTTCTTGAGAGCTTTACGCATCTCGGTGAGTTCGACATCATATTCTGCCGAAATGTGCTGATATATTTCGATCAGGCCACCAAGTCCGAGATCCTCGGACGGATGGCCAAATCCTTGCCGGACGACGGGTTCCTCGTGCTTGGAGCTGCGGAAACGGTTGTCGGGCTGACCGATGCCTTCAAGCCAGTGTCAGGAAAACGTGGTCTGTTTCAAAAGAAACAGGTTGCTCAGTCCGCCACTGGAGCAACGAGCCGCCCGCGGCTCGCGGTCGGTGGCGGTTTTCAGCGCTGA
- a CDS encoding LytTR family DNA-binding domain-containing protein — protein MIRSYIAQVTFLCLAAALLLAASQAMRPEGWTLASLYGYWLIRVLIEAALFVAFFEFIDRVPGLKSRIWPVAAIAAVVSLFPFALSITALDLILGLPELDGLNASALPAASSTGTTATGISHIGSFFREVVYLSDNHLALCLLLTAPKLFVFSANSQTGTNAVSQVQSDTAETAISTEKPELQDTPLAPVDTGYGRHLETPLEGDLLRVEAQEHYVRLVSETDSRMLLYRFNDIVAELPDNDGMQVHRSHWVAYEAVVGHSRENGRLWLDLKDGSKVPVSRKYADDVDARFGKEATTQKKAVN, from the coding sequence ATGATCCGATCCTATATCGCGCAGGTAACCTTCCTTTGTTTGGCGGCAGCTCTGCTGTTGGCAGCCTCTCAGGCAATGCGACCGGAAGGTTGGACGCTGGCCAGCCTTTATGGCTATTGGCTGATCAGGGTTCTGATCGAAGCAGCTTTGTTTGTTGCCTTCTTTGAGTTCATCGACCGCGTGCCTGGACTGAAATCCCGCATCTGGCCTGTTGCGGCAATTGCCGCGGTCGTCAGTCTGTTCCCGTTTGCGCTTTCAATAACGGCGCTCGATCTCATCCTAGGATTACCGGAACTGGATGGCCTCAATGCTTCGGCTCTTCCGGCCGCTTCTTCAACGGGAACAACCGCGACCGGCATTTCGCATATTGGCTCGTTTTTTCGCGAAGTTGTTTATCTGTCTGACAATCATCTCGCACTCTGCCTGCTGCTGACCGCGCCAAAGCTGTTTGTGTTCTCTGCCAACTCCCAGACAGGCACCAATGCAGTCAGCCAGGTGCAATCCGACACTGCCGAGACCGCCATTTCAACGGAAAAACCTGAATTGCAGGACACCCCTCTTGCCCCTGTCGACACGGGTTATGGAAGACATTTGGAGACCCCGCTTGAAGGTGACTTGCTGCGTGTCGAAGCGCAGGAACATTATGTAAGGCTCGTAAGTGAGACAGACAGCCGTATGCTGCTCTATCGCTTCAATGACATCGTTGCGGAATTGCCTGACAATGACGGCATGCAGGTTCATCGGAGCCACTGGGTGGCTTATGAGGCGGTTGTCGGCCACTCACGTGAAAACGGGCGTCTTTGGCTTGATCTGAAAGATGGTTCCAAGGTCCCGGTTAGTCGAAAATACGCCGACGATGTCGATGCCCGTTTCGGGAAAGAGGCCACAACACAAAAAAAGGCGGTCAACTGA
- a CDS encoding response regulator — MKQCLVVDDSSVIRKVARRILEDLNFEITEAEDGQQALDECRKTMPDAILLDWNMPVMDGLEFLTSLRGEEGGENPVVVFCTTENDVAHIARAIRAGANEYIMKPFDREIVEAKFQEVGLI; from the coding sequence ATGAAACAGTGCCTTGTAGTCGATGACTCAAGCGTCATCCGTAAGGTCGCCCGCCGGATTCTCGAAGACTTGAACTTCGAAATCACGGAAGCAGAGGATGGCCAGCAGGCGCTTGACGAGTGCAGGAAGACCATGCCGGATGCGATCCTACTGGATTGGAACATGCCGGTGATGGACGGACTGGAGTTTCTGACCAGTCTCAGAGGCGAAGAAGGCGGGGAAAACCCCGTCGTTGTTTTCTGCACAACCGAAAACGATGTTGCGCATATCGCACGGGCCATTCGTGCCGGTGCCAACGAGTACATCATGAAACCTTTCGACCGCGAAATTGTCGAAGCCAAGTTTCAGGAAGTTGGTCTTATTTAG
- a CDS encoding MBL fold metallo-hydrolase — translation MTIDVKLTRRAALLGAGGAVAGASLAGTTGAVMAAAEKQGAMAAPVARYSVGEFEVNTLLDGAVTASEPQKTFGMNVEADAFNNFSAENFIPADQFRAFFTPTLVNTGNELILFDTGVGEGGRPARGNMRAAIESAGYAPEQVDVVVITHMHPDHIGGLMEGGAPAFANARYVTGQKEYDFWAAMDPEANGVTKLMAKNVKPLADKMTFLGDGGTVASGVTAVAAHGHTPGHMLYMLENGGQQLLLAADTANHYVWSLAKPEWEVRFDMDKEAAAATRKSIFGMLAADKVPFVGYHMPFPAVGYVAAEGDGFRYVPASYQMHL, via the coding sequence ATGACAATCGATGTGAAACTGACACGGCGGGCCGCATTGCTGGGCGCGGGCGGCGCAGTTGCCGGTGCCAGTCTAGCCGGTACCACCGGAGCTGTTATGGCAGCTGCAGAAAAACAAGGGGCCATGGCAGCGCCTGTGGCGCGATATTCCGTCGGTGAATTTGAAGTCAACACTCTGCTAGATGGCGCTGTTACGGCATCCGAACCGCAAAAAACCTTTGGGATGAATGTTGAGGCCGATGCGTTCAATAATTTTTCGGCAGAGAACTTCATTCCTGCCGATCAGTTCCGAGCGTTTTTCACGCCAACACTGGTCAATACAGGCAACGAACTTATCCTGTTCGACACAGGTGTCGGTGAGGGCGGGCGGCCAGCCCGTGGGAATATGCGCGCGGCGATCGAGAGCGCTGGCTATGCGCCCGAGCAGGTTGATGTCGTCGTGATCACGCACATGCACCCTGACCATATTGGCGGCCTGATGGAGGGCGGCGCACCTGCTTTTGCCAATGCGCGATACGTAACCGGGCAGAAAGAATATGATTTCTGGGCGGCTATGGATCCAGAGGCCAATGGTGTCACCAAGCTGATGGCCAAAAATGTCAAGCCGCTTGCCGACAAGATGACATTTCTCGGTGATGGCGGCACGGTGGCTTCCGGTGTTACTGCAGTTGCAGCGCATGGCCACACGCCAGGGCACATGCTTTACATGCTCGAAAACGGTGGTCAGCAGCTACTTCTGGCAGCAGATACGGCCAATCACTATGTCTGGTCACTTGCCAAGCCGGAATGGGAAGTGCGCTTCGACATGGACAAAGAGGCGGCAGCAGCAACGCGAAAGAGCATTTTCGGTATGCTCGCGGCCGACAAGGTGCCGTTCGTCGGTTACCACATGCCTTTCCCTGCGGTCGGTTATGTCGCCGCAGAGGGAGATGGGTTCCGGTATGTGCCGGCCTCCTATCAGATGCATCTCTGA
- a CDS encoding DUF1134 domain-containing protein, whose amino-acid sequence MTQKSWRVASVLSAAFLCLCLFAVPLPSQAQSSGDEPIPPGQTYGEDEIVKTGHQFFGSVSGGIASVVERAFSQYGEPNGYILGEEGSGAIIAGARYGEGHLYTRNAGNHKIFWQGPSVGWDFGADGARVMMLIYNLPTVNSVYQRFAGVNGSAYLVGGAGMTVLLKNEIVLVPVRAGVGARLGLNLGYLKFTDKPTWNPF is encoded by the coding sequence ATGACACAAAAATCCTGGCGTGTGGCGTCTGTCTTGTCAGCTGCGTTCCTGTGTTTGTGTTTGTTTGCTGTCCCCCTCCCCTCTCAAGCGCAGTCCAGCGGCGATGAACCGATCCCGCCGGGCCAGACCTATGGCGAAGATGAAATCGTCAAGACTGGCCATCAGTTCTTCGGCTCTGTGTCTGGCGGCATTGCATCAGTTGTTGAGCGCGCCTTTTCCCAATATGGCGAACCAAACGGCTACATCCTGGGCGAAGAAGGATCCGGTGCGATCATCGCAGGCGCCCGGTACGGCGAAGGCCACCTTTACACGCGCAACGCCGGCAATCACAAAATTTTCTGGCAAGGTCCCTCGGTCGGGTGGGATTTTGGCGCCGACGGCGCCAGGGTCATGATGCTCATCTATAACCTGCCGACGGTGAATTCGGTCTATCAGCGTTTTGCCGGCGTGAACGGGTCCGCCTACCTGGTCGGCGGCGCAGGTATGACGGTTTTGTTGAAAAACGAGATCGTGCTTGTCCCTGTTAGGGCTGGTGTCGGCGCCCGTCTTGGGCTCAATCTGGGCTACCTGAAATTCACGGACAAGCCGACCTGGAACCCGTTCTAA
- the ctrA gene encoding response regulator transcription factor CtrA: protein MRVLLIEDDSATAQSIELMLKSENFNVYTTDLGEEGIDLGKLYDYDIIMLDLNLPDMSGYEVLRTLRVSKVKTPILILSGNAGIEDKVRGLGFGADDYMTKPFHKDELVARIHAIVRRSKGHAQSVIITGDLKVNLDTKTVEVGGQRVHLTGKEYQMLELLSLRKGTTLTKEMFLNHLYGGMDEPELKIIDVFICKLRKKLAAATSGKNYIETVWGRGYVLREPEVEAAA, encoded by the coding sequence ATGCGTGTATTGTTGATTGAGGATGATAGCGCTACAGCGCAGAGCATCGAGTTGATGCTGAAGTCCGAGAACTTCAACGTCTACACGACAGATCTTGGCGAGGAAGGTATCGACCTCGGCAAACTGTACGACTACGACATCATCATGTTGGATTTGAACCTGCCGGACATGTCCGGATACGAGGTTCTTCGGACACTCCGCGTTTCGAAGGTCAAGACACCGATCCTGATCCTCTCGGGTAACGCGGGAATTGAAGACAAGGTTCGTGGCCTCGGCTTCGGCGCTGACGATTACATGACCAAGCCCTTCCACAAGGATGAGCTTGTCGCGCGTATCCACGCAATCGTTCGCCGCTCCAAGGGCCATGCACAGTCGGTGATCATCACCGGCGACCTGAAGGTCAACCTGGACACCAAGACCGTCGAAGTTGGCGGCCAGCGTGTGCATCTGACCGGCAAGGAATACCAGATGCTAGAGCTTCTCTCCCTGCGCAAGGGAACGACGCTCACCAAGGAAATGTTCCTGAACCATCTTTACGGTGGTATGGACGAGCCGGAACTGAAGATCATCGACGTCTTCATCTGTAAGCTGCGCAAGAAACTGGCGGCGGCAACATCCGGTAAAAACTATATCGAGACGGTTTGGGGACGTGGTTACGTTCTTCGTGAACCGGAAGTCGAAGCTGCCGCTTAA